Genomic window (Chitinivorax sp. B):
GGATCTGGAAAAACAGCTGCTGCCCGGCAGTTTTGAATACGCGGTGCATCACCTGCTGGATCACGAATTCGATCTGTCGCTGTTCGATAGTCGCTACCGTAATGATCTACATGGTGCCAGTGCCTATCCGCCGGGCATGCTGCTCAAAGTCATCCTCTGTGCCTATGCTCAGGGTGTTGTCAGCAGCCGGGGTATCGAGCGGCTGTGCCGCGAACACGTCACCTTCATCGCCCTGTCTGGCGACAGCGCGCCG
Coding sequences:
- a CDS encoding transposase, with the translated sequence MARYKVIDTRPRFLAVDLEKQLLPGSFEYAVHHLLDHEFDLSLFDSRYRNDLHGASAYPPGMLLKVILCAYAQGVVSSRGIERLCREHVTFIALSGDSAP